The Hippoglossus hippoglossus isolate fHipHip1 chromosome 16, fHipHip1.pri, whole genome shotgun sequence genomic sequence GAGAAAGATCCCCCGTTGTCATCGTCGTGAGGgctgtgtctgtccgtctggGGGGTTTCAATGTTTAATGGCCACACTATTCCCTGCATGGGATGAAAGTGACATTTTACAGTAGTGGAGAGACTCTGCGGGTGATCAATCAGAGACGTAATTGATTAGGAGGTGCGCATTTTTTCTCCCACCCCCTCCACATCTGCtgccctctctctttcttcctgattcctctcttttctcatgCAAATTTTCAGTTCATTATCCTCCTTTAATTTCCTTTGTCATCAACTCTGCAATTTATCTTTGTGCCTCTCCGTCATTATAATATTACCACCAGTTACACTTGCAAAAGCCTGTCCTCTATTCTATCTCCATcccctcttccttcttcttctctttcatgatcacctccaccccccctAACTCTCGGTGTAATCACAATGGTTTTCTGCTATTCCGCTGCCTTCAGTGCTTCCTTGACATCTTCCCTGACATCAACTCTTACTTTTTCTCATTCTACTTTGTTATTGTCCCattctccacccccccccccccacccttctcCATCCACGCTGCAGTATCAGTGCAGGGTCCTCACCAGCGCTTTCTGCTCAGAGAGCTACTGAGGGACTACAACCCCATGGAGAGGCCGGTGGCCAACGACTCGCAGACCCTCACTGTTCAGTTCTCCTTCACTCTGATGCAAGTCATGGATGTGGTACGCATGGCACATAACTGCAGTGTTACAGtcacacagacaataaataCACACCCAAAGAATATTAAAGGAAAGGTTCGCATTTTTTTCAACTTTACTCTCACGCCCACATGTACATTTTAAGATCGTGATTATTCCTCTTCTCCATATTGGCTTTGAAAAGATcaatctatctattatctatactgcttatcctttcaCGGTCGTGGGGGGGTCAGCTggggccaatcccagctgacatcagGGCGAGAGACAGGGTGCACACTTGACAGCTCACCAGCACATTACAGCCACAATCATTCACTCTcatattcacacctacagacaaattagagtctccaattaacctaatcCCAATCTGCAAAGAAAAACCTATGTGAGGCCAGAGTGCTAACCCCTGTTCCACTGCGTTGCCCGCTGTGAAAGGATCCTCTTCCTAATGCAGTTGCAATGTAAATCTACTATCTGGTGTTTTGATGAAGCTAAAATAATCGTAATCAGTGTGAATTTGTCAAATCAAACTCTATCTCCCTAAAACTCCAAGTGcttcttgcccaatgtcagccgGGATTGACTCCAGCCCCCTCATGACCCTTAAGGCATAAGTGCGTGATATaggtaatggatggatggatggatggaagctTGAAGTGATTTTTGCACGTGTTTCCATGGCACAGGGTTTTCTTGCTGAGCTGCACTGTATAGGGATAATAACACAAAAAGGGAATTTCATACAAAATGGACTATAACCTGATTTTCAGACTAGCTTAAGGCTGGGTTGTACACAGAACAGGACAGTGGACATTGTCCCTATTACTCACATTGAATCACATTAGAAAGGAATCTCATAGGGATTTTTCTAGAATGGGCATGAAGAACAACTGCAGACAGTAAAAACGGACTAAATGTACACATAGGCCTGAGAAAattgtttaaatacataaatctaCAACCTCtccttaaaaatgtaatatcatTTGCTTTCCTTTGCTTTGTGTTATGCAAGGATGAAAAGAACCAGATCCTCACCACAAACGCTTGGCTGCAGATGGTGAGTACAGCGAAAAATATGAATCATGTGATATTGATCTGTTTAGTGAAAATCTTTTTGCCTGCCCCCTCATCCCTGGAAGGAACAGATGCACAGTATCATCCCAGATGTTGGTTTGGTTCATGATATTTGAAGACTTATGCATTCAGTCTTGTTTCTGAGGCCGATGTGACCAAAATACTAATCTCAAGTCATTTGGTGCCtctatttttatacatttggtTTAATCGATTACAGAAAAAAAGCGTTTTAAAGGATAAAAAGCAAGAAACTTTAGTAAAAGCAAGAGACAAAGGAATTCTCTcagggacacagagacaagTGTCAAAAAGCTGTGCACACAATAAACCAAAATAAGATTTGTACAAATTACAACATGTAaaatctgtgtgtattttccaGAGTGGTTCCTGTTCTTGTGTAAAaccagtgttgtgtttgtgtctctcagcAGTGGTACGACCACTACCTCCAGTGGAACCAGTCAGAGTATCCCGGGGTGAAGAACCTCCGATTCACTCCCGATCAGGTCTGGACACCTGATATTCTGCTTTACAACAGGTACAGTATGtgactgacacactgacacacacacacacacacacacacacacacacacacacacacacacacacacacacacacacacacacacacacacacacacacacacacacacacacacacacacacacacacacacacacacacgtacgtctGCTGAGCTCTGACTCATATTATCACTGTTTCCGTCCGTCAGTGCTCATGATAAGTTTGACGCCACCTTTAAAACCAACGTGCTGGTTAACTCCAGTGGCTTCTGTGAGTATCTGCCTCCAGGTGAGTTTTTATTCTGCACCTCAAAGACAAACTACATCTCCAGTCAGACTGTACATGCGATCCTCACACTGCAGCAAATGAATACAAAGAATCTTTATTGCGATCACATATTTTCTCCTTCGCTTACTTCTAGCTGGCTGcaccaaacattttaaattaatttcccCCTCCCTGTTTACTCATCTTAAATATTTACTTCCATTTCCCTTTTGAGCTTTTTTATCCTGTTTCTTCCAAGGAATATTTATCAGCACATGCAACGTGGACGTGAGATGGTTTCCATTTGACATCCAGCGCTGTGAACTGAAGTTTGGCTCCTGGACGTTTGACGGCTGGCTGCTGGACATCCAGATGAAGGAGGCAGATGTTTCAGGATACATGCGCAACGGAGAGTGGGACCTAGTGGGTGAGACGCGCTGTGGAGCTCCCTGCGTGGCAAACTGTTGCTTAGTAACTATACTTACATTACTGCTATACAGTTCTGTGACTGTAAACGATTTCTAAAGGGTTAAAGATTAATTAGGTTTATATTTATAGAAAATGATAGTCCTGCAGAAGAAGTCAGAGTTTCTCTAATaaaccatttttatttatttctcttgaactaaataaaaatgcacttcTCTTTAATGATTTAATGTGATCTCAGGCATAACATAATTCCAGCAGAATCAGTCCTTTTTTTCACCTCAGTTCAATGACATCTTTTTACGAGGCTGCAAATGTAATTTTCTCTCCATATGCTTCTCATTTCACGTTACAACCCATTTCCTTTTACCTTCGTTAAAAATATTCAGTGGTTGCGGCAGAATACGCTTCGTTAGTTACTTCAAGATTCAATATATGTTGTTTTCTGGCTTTCTCAGCcctcagttgtgttttctgagtTAAATAGTGTCATCTCTGCTTCTTCCTGTCCTCTCAGAGGTCCCAGGGGGTCGACATGAGGTTTTCTATGACTGCTGTGCAGAGCCCTACCCAGACGTTACCTTCGTGGTGACATTACGGAGGAGGACCTTGTTTTACGCTCTCAACCTCCTCCTCCCGTGtgtgctcctctcctccatgacCTTGGTGGTCTTCCTGCTGCCTGCAAACTCCGGGGAGAAGATCAGCCTTGGTgaggaagaacaagaggagtttagagaggaagagcagggatGACAACAAGAAAATGGCAAACGAGAGATTCATCTGCTGAGATGAAATATATTGTTTTCGTGTTCAAGTTTTGGCTTATTTCACTGTcctatttttttctctcctacCATCTCTCTCCTTTAACATTACTAGAAAACTTTCTAGTAATCAGTTCCACAGAACATTTGTATGATGTCGGGGGGGCGAGGGTGAAAGGAAgctgagacagagaaaaagtcaaagatAGAAAATGTGGGAGGGAAGATGAGAGAGTAAAATTAAATGAGTTTTCCTGGGAGTGTCAGAAAGACATATGATTGTGGCGATTTTTCCACTGCTACACTTAGGGATTCTCTTCatgtttcttctcctcctttttacTTTTCAACCCCCAACTCCTGGCGTCCTGATCTGCCTGCAGGCATCACGGTCCTGCTCTCACTGACTGTCTTCATGCTGATGGTTGCAGAGATTATGCCTGCCACCTCTGATTCTGTTCCACTGATAGGTCCGTGGTTTCTCCTCTATGCACATGTGTGCctatggttgttttttttttttttcacccttgTGAGTGAAATGTGTTCTGTCACAGGTCAGTACTTTGCCAGCACCATGGTGATTGTAGGGATGTCTGTAGTAGCCACAGTCATCGTCCTCCAGTTCCATCACCACAGCCCAAACAGTGGACACATGCCGCGCTGGGTGAGTTACAATGAAGATatgttaataaaaatgttattcatggAGCAATTACGgaacaaaaaaatccaatgtACCAAACAATCCAAAAAAGATAATAGTCAAATGAAATAGtacaataacatttttattctaagtttttaagtttaaatgGGCATCCTTGTCCTTAAATTTTCTCATCAGTATACTACTacttatactactactactactactaataataataataataatacatgttgTCTATAGAACACCTTTCTAAACACAGCTACAAGGTCCTTTACaagtcaaaaatgaaaaaattaagtcaaacaataggaaacaattGAAAGATTATTTTAGATCGCACAGCTTTAGAGCACAAATCCAGAACAAGCCAATGAAGAGAAGCTAAAATTGGTGTAATATTCTCTTTTTGTTGCTGCGTTTTGGACAAACTGTAATCCATGTAAACTCTGTTGGCTGAGGCAGGTGAAAGTACGTGTCCCTGTGTCTGTTCAGGTGCACTTGGTTCTGCTGCAGTGGGTTCCCTGGTTTCTGCGGATGAAGCGTCCGGGCGAGGGAGCGGACCCGACTCTCCCCAACAGCCAGGCAGACCCTCAGAGCAAGACCCTGTCCTCTCctaccaccaccgccaccaccaccaccatccccaCCCCAGTGCCCTCCATCCTCCCACAGACCCTCAACTCCCTGCAGGCCAGCCTCGCCCAGCTCACCCACCCTTTGTCACACCCACTACCCCACAGGCCCAACTCGCAGGTTGTCATCCTCCCTTACCCCAGCCACAGCCCGAATCCACAAGCCCAGCCTAACGGTCATCTGCCATACATGGGGTTCCAGACCTTCCAGACCACCGTGGAAGTGGAGCCTGTTCAGTGGAGCAGAAGCACCATTCACGGGAGGGTTAACGGTGGActaggtggaggagagggagcagcagcaggaggagaaccaGCTGGAGATACACCAGTCGACTACCACCTTGCATCCTCCAAGTTCCCTCCACAGGAACCTGCGGTGTCAACAGAGCCCGACCCGTCAACAACATCTCCTGGACCTTGCGGTTTCGAGGCTGTGGCTGGAGCAGGGAGATCAGAGGCCATGAACACCCACAGCAGCATGGTCCAGTCAGCAGCCGTGGACAACCAGATGCAGGCTCTCCTGGTGGAGGTGCAGTTCTTGGTGGAACGTGTCCGGGAGCAGGACCGGCAGCTGAGCTTGGCGGAGCAGTGGCAGTTTGCCGCCGCCGTCATCGACCGCCTGTGCCTCGTGGGATTCAGTGTTTTCAACATCATCTGTACCATCGCGATTCTCATGGCTGCACCCAACTTTGGAGAAGCACTGTCAAAAGACTTCCTCTGAGAGGCCAAAAACCAATAACTGAGAGAGAAGGGGACAATAAAGGAAAATACAGATATGGATTTGTTGGAAGCACAATTGCTGTCAAGGACACTGGGacataaaacagcaaatattaCTTGATCAGTGAGCTGGATCGGACTGTAGCACATGaggtttcttttcttcttttttctttcttcgtGGAGTATTTCCATTTACTGTTCAcacattctttcttttcatttccgtGGATGCttcattgatttttaaatcatgGCCAAACTTCATCTTTgactgaataataaataaagagaatgAGGATCCTAAAGTAAAGCATGActgtattagatttttttaaagagatgCACCATGAAGTTGCTCAGTAGACAAACTTTACTCTCATGTGCTgcatgtaaaatgttttttaaactgctTTTACACTCAACACTTTCACGGTTTCATTAAAACTGACTGGGCTTACTGATCTTGAATTGATTGTAAATGAGGGAGCTTTTTGATGACGGCACAAAGCAATTTCTCTATGTTGTCCTGTTTTTCCACAAGGATTTGagagttttaatttaatttcagtttaatttgttttctcaatgtttttaattatttttttccccaatttAATGCCCCCACTCATTGTGATCAGTATTCTTCTACATGTTTAGAAATTCCAGAAATTGAA encodes the following:
- the LOC117776471 gene encoding neuronal acetylcholine receptor subunit alpha-7-like isoform X1, with translation MWQAVALWQLMLVTLLRVSVQGPHQRFLLRELLRDYNPMERPVANDSQTLTVQFSFTLMQVMDVDEKNQILTTNAWLQMQWYDHYLQWNQSEYPGVKNLRFTPDQVWTPDILLYNSAHDKFDATFKTNVLVNSSGFCEYLPPGIFISTCNVDVRWFPFDIQRCELKFGSWTFDGWLLDIQMKEADVSGYMRNGEWDLVEVPGGRHEVFYDCCAEPYPDVTFVVTLRRRTLFYALNLLLPCVLLSSMTLVVFLLPANSGEKISLGITVLLSLTVFMLMVAEIMPATSDSVPLIGQYFASTMVIVGMSVVATVIVLQFHHHSPNSGHMPRWVHLVLLQWVPWFLRMKRPGEGADPTLPNSQADPQSKTLSSPTTTATTTTIPTPVPSILPQTLNSLQASLAQLTHPLSHPLPHRPNSQVVILPYPSHSPNPQAQPNGHLPYMGFQTFQTTVEVEPVQWSRSTIHGRVNGGLGGGEGAAAGGEPAGDTPVDYHLASSKFPPQEPAVSTEPDPSTTSPGPCGFEAVAGAGRSEAMNTHSSMVQSAAVDNQMQALLVEVQFLVERVREQDRQLSLAEQWQFAAAVIDRLCLVGFSVFNIICTIAILMAAPNFGEALSKDFL
- the LOC117776471 gene encoding neuronal acetylcholine receptor subunit alpha-7-like isoform X2 gives rise to the protein MWQAVALWQLMLVTLLRVSVQGPHQRFLLRELLRDYNPMERPVANDSQTLTVQFSFTLMQVMDVDEKNQILTTNAWLQMWYDHYLQWNQSEYPGVKNLRFTPDQVWTPDILLYNSAHDKFDATFKTNVLVNSSGFCEYLPPGIFISTCNVDVRWFPFDIQRCELKFGSWTFDGWLLDIQMKEADVSGYMRNGEWDLVEVPGGRHEVFYDCCAEPYPDVTFVVTLRRRTLFYALNLLLPCVLLSSMTLVVFLLPANSGEKISLGITVLLSLTVFMLMVAEIMPATSDSVPLIGQYFASTMVIVGMSVVATVIVLQFHHHSPNSGHMPRWVHLVLLQWVPWFLRMKRPGEGADPTLPNSQADPQSKTLSSPTTTATTTTIPTPVPSILPQTLNSLQASLAQLTHPLSHPLPHRPNSQVVILPYPSHSPNPQAQPNGHLPYMGFQTFQTTVEVEPVQWSRSTIHGRVNGGLGGGEGAAAGGEPAGDTPVDYHLASSKFPPQEPAVSTEPDPSTTSPGPCGFEAVAGAGRSEAMNTHSSMVQSAAVDNQMQALLVEVQFLVERVREQDRQLSLAEQWQFAAAVIDRLCLVGFSVFNIICTIAILMAAPNFGEALSKDFL